A region of Streptomyces paludis DNA encodes the following proteins:
- the rpmB gene encoding 50S ribosomal protein L28, which translates to MSAHCQLTGAEPGFGNKISHSHRRTSRRFDPNIQRKRYWLPSEGRHVRLTLSARAVKTIDSIGIEAAVARIRERGVKV; encoded by the coding sequence TTGTCCGCCCACTGCCAGCTGACCGGGGCCGAGCCGGGATTCGGCAACAAGATCTCCCACTCGCACCGGCGTACCTCCCGCCGCTTCGACCCGAACATCCAGCGCAAGCGCTACTGGCTGCCGAGCGAGGGCAGGCATGTACGCCTCACCCTCAGCGCCCGGGCGGTCAAGACGATCGACTCGATCGGCATCGAGGCCGCCGTCGCCCGGATCCGGGAACGCGGGGTGAAGGTCTGA
- a CDS encoding NADP-dependent oxidoreductase: MRAIVFEKFGGPEVLRPEETPEPHPGPGQVRVAVRAAGVNPIDWKIRRGWMEQAFPTPLPAVPGTEFAGVVDEVGEGVTDLAVGDEVLGWSATGAYAQYALAKNVTVKPAGLGWAEAAALPVAGETAVRVLDALGVRDGETLLLHGAAGSVGAMAAQLAVARGATVIGTASPAGHAFVRSLGAVPVAYGDGLVARVRAVAPQGVDAVFDTAGKGALPDSIELRGGTTDRVVTIADMAAQELGVTFSSGGTPPEKMRADLAENARLAAAGTLRVQIARTFPLAEAAAAQETSEAGHAKGKLVITP; this comes from the coding sequence ATGCGCGCGATCGTTTTCGAGAAGTTCGGCGGGCCCGAGGTTCTGCGGCCCGAGGAGACCCCCGAGCCGCACCCGGGCCCCGGCCAGGTACGGGTGGCCGTGCGGGCGGCGGGCGTCAACCCGATCGACTGGAAGATCCGCCGGGGGTGGATGGAGCAGGCGTTCCCGACGCCGCTGCCCGCCGTGCCCGGCACGGAGTTCGCCGGTGTCGTGGACGAGGTCGGTGAGGGTGTGACCGACCTGGCCGTCGGCGACGAGGTGCTCGGCTGGTCCGCCACCGGCGCGTACGCCCAGTACGCGCTGGCCAAGAACGTCACCGTCAAGCCGGCCGGCCTCGGCTGGGCGGAGGCCGCGGCGCTGCCGGTCGCCGGGGAGACCGCCGTACGGGTGCTCGACGCGCTCGGCGTACGGGACGGCGAGACCCTGCTGCTGCACGGCGCGGCGGGCTCCGTCGGCGCGATGGCCGCGCAGCTCGCCGTGGCGCGCGGCGCGACCGTGATCGGCACGGCCTCGCCCGCCGGCCACGCGTTCGTGCGCTCCCTCGGGGCCGTCCCGGTGGCGTACGGCGACGGGCTCGTCGCGCGCGTACGGGCCGTCGCGCCCCAGGGTGTGGACGCCGTCTTCGACACGGCGGGCAAGGGCGCGCTGCCCGACTCGATCGAGCTGCGCGGGGGCACCACGGACCGCGTCGTCACCATCGCCGACATGGCCGCCCAGGAGCTGGGCGTGACCTTCTCCTCGGGCGGTACGCCACCGGAGAAGATGCGCGCGGATCTCGCCGAGAACGCCCGGCTGGCGGCGGCCGGCACCCTTCGGGTACAGATCGCACGGACGTTCCCGCTCGCGGAGGCGGCGGCGGCCCAGGAGACGAGCGAAGCCGGGCACGCGAAGGGAAAACTGGTGATCACGCCCTGA
- a CDS encoding sugar O-acetyltransferase has product MGENKRRMLAGEWYVPDDEELTADTESRFALCAAYNANGGAAPADRDKILAELLGSVGEGVWIRPPFQCDYGALISIGARTFVNFNAVFLDAAPITIGADVQIGPNVQLLTPTHELDAERRRAGWERASPVTIGDNVWLGGGVIVCPGVTIGANTVVGAGSVVTKDLPPGVLAVGNPARVIRQLED; this is encoded by the coding sequence ATGGGCGAGAACAAGCGGCGGATGCTGGCGGGCGAGTGGTACGTCCCGGACGACGAGGAACTCACCGCGGACACCGAGAGCCGCTTCGCGCTCTGCGCGGCGTACAACGCGAACGGCGGCGCCGCGCCCGCCGACCGGGACAAGATCCTCGCGGAGCTGCTGGGTTCGGTGGGCGAGGGGGTCTGGATCCGGCCACCCTTCCAGTGCGACTACGGCGCCCTCATCAGCATCGGCGCCCGTACGTTCGTCAACTTCAACGCGGTCTTCCTCGACGCGGCGCCGATCACCATCGGCGCCGACGTCCAGATCGGGCCGAACGTCCAGCTCCTCACCCCCACCCACGAACTCGACGCGGAGCGCCGCCGCGCGGGGTGGGAGCGGGCCTCGCCGGTGACGATCGGCGACAACGTCTGGCTGGGCGGCGGCGTGATCGTCTGCCCGGGCGTCACCATCGGCGCGAACACGGTGGTCGGCGCGGGATCGGTGGTGACGAAGGATCTCCCGCCGGGCGTCCTGGCGGTGGGGAACCCGGCGCGGGTGATCCGTCAGCTGGAGGACTGA
- a CDS encoding type B 50S ribosomal protein L31 — protein MKPGIHPAYRPVVFRDKAAGFAFLTRSTATSEKTVDWADGATYPVIDVEISSASHPFYTGTARVLDTAGRVERFERRYGRRAPEAPTSEAGTSEARS, from the coding sequence ATGAAGCCCGGAATCCACCCCGCGTACCGGCCCGTCGTCTTCCGCGACAAGGCGGCCGGCTTCGCCTTCCTCACCCGGTCGACCGCCACCAGCGAGAAGACGGTCGACTGGGCGGACGGCGCCACCTACCCCGTCATCGACGTCGAGATCTCCTCGGCGAGCCACCCCTTCTACACGGGCACGGCACGCGTCCTCGACACCGCCGGCCGCGTGGAGCGCTTCGAACGCCGCTACGGCCGCCGCGCACCCGAGGCCCCTACGTCCGAGGCCGGTACGTCCGAGGCCCGGTCGTGA
- a CDS encoding CobW family GTP-binding protein → MSGEFGRFGGRLPVAIVCGLHADAREAAVRRLLATVPGSVALHHDLSTAARGTVVRTVRDANGRLSYGEAALVNDCACCALREDLVPELVRLADDGTTRLAIVELWDSVEPRAMAEVVAAHGERLAVSAVLTAVDPALLLPYLGNGDDLADAGLAAAATDRRTVADTWARQLEYAPVLALADSPLADDEDRALLAQLHPTARQVAIAGEELATAVFAGFDVEAAAARQHPACALLPQDADECGVGTYVWHRARPFHPERLYRALEDLTCAAARSRGRFWLADRPDTLLHWDAAGGALCVESFGPWLASLPDAEWETVPPLRRAAAALDWDPRHGDRCQHLVFTSPGLDREGIGRLLDSCLLTDAEYTAGRAAWKRLPPAFDALLEV, encoded by the coding sequence GTGAGCGGGGAGTTCGGGCGGTTCGGCGGGCGGCTGCCCGTCGCGATCGTCTGCGGTCTGCACGCCGACGCCCGCGAGGCGGCCGTACGGCGGCTGCTCGCCACCGTGCCGGGCAGCGTCGCGCTCCACCACGATCTGTCGACCGCCGCGCGCGGCACCGTCGTCCGTACCGTCCGCGACGCCAACGGCCGCCTCTCCTACGGAGAGGCGGCACTCGTCAACGACTGCGCCTGCTGCGCGCTGCGCGAGGACCTCGTGCCCGAGCTGGTCCGGCTCGCGGACGACGGTACGACCCGGCTCGCCATCGTCGAGCTGTGGGACTCCGTCGAGCCCCGCGCGATGGCCGAGGTCGTCGCCGCGCACGGCGAACGGCTGGCCGTCAGCGCGGTGCTCACCGCCGTCGACCCGGCGCTGCTCCTGCCGTACCTCGGCAACGGCGACGACCTGGCCGACGCCGGACTGGCCGCCGCGGCCACCGACCGGCGCACCGTCGCCGACACCTGGGCCAGGCAGCTGGAGTACGCGCCGGTGCTCGCCCTCGCCGACAGCCCGCTCGCGGACGACGAGGACCGCGCGCTCCTCGCCCAACTGCACCCCACCGCACGGCAGGTGGCGATAGCGGGCGAGGAGCTGGCCACCGCCGTCTTCGCCGGCTTCGACGTCGAGGCCGCCGCCGCCCGGCAGCACCCCGCCTGCGCGCTGCTGCCCCAGGACGCCGACGAATGCGGGGTCGGTACGTACGTATGGCACCGCGCCCGGCCCTTCCACCCCGAGCGGCTCTACCGCGCGCTGGAGGACCTGACCTGCGCCGCGGCCCGCAGCCGGGGCCGCTTCTGGCTCGCGGACCGCCCCGACACCCTGCTCCACTGGGACGCGGCCGGCGGAGCGCTCTGCGTGGAGAGCTTCGGCCCCTGGCTGGCGTCGCTGCCGGACGCCGAGTGGGAGACGGTCCCGCCGCTGCGCCGGGCCGCCGCCGCCCTCGACTGGGACCCCCGGCACGGCGACCGCTGCCAGCACCTGGTCTTCACCTCGCCCGGTCTCGACCGTGAGGGGATCGGGCGGCTGCTCGACTCCTGCCTGCTCACCGACGCCGAGTACACCGCGGGCCGCGCCGCCTGGAAGCGCCTGCCGCCCGCCTTCGACGCCCTTCTGGAGGTCTGA
- a CDS encoding ATP-binding protein has product MLTDSGLAHDIYDPGRGSWLPLTRIPLPHRPEAAPRARHHTREVLELRRVDGELAAAVELAVSELVTNAVRHGVCLCGCTRGPVSLTLLRAGDRLRVEVADPSRTPPRWPTGIEAVDAETAAEAEEGRGLLLVTALAADWGDHAGRRRGKVVWCEFAPGQPAG; this is encoded by the coding sequence ATGCTCACTGACAGTGGACTTGCGCACGACATCTACGACCCCGGTCGGGGGTCCTGGCTGCCCCTCACCAGGATCCCGCTGCCGCACCGGCCGGAGGCGGCCCCCCGGGCCCGCCACCACACCCGCGAGGTCCTCGAACTCCGCCGGGTGGACGGTGAGCTGGCCGCGGCCGTCGAGCTGGCGGTCAGCGAACTCGTCACCAACGCGGTGCGGCACGGGGTCTGCCTCTGCGGCTGCACCCGCGGCCCGGTCTCGCTCACGCTCCTGCGGGCCGGCGACCGGCTGCGCGTCGAGGTCGCCGATCCGTCCCGTACGCCGCCCAGGTGGCCCACGGGCATCGAGGCGGTCGACGCGGAGACCGCCGCCGAGGCGGAGGAGGGGCGCGGTCTGCTGCTGGTCACGGCCCTGGCGGCGGACTGGGGCGATCACGCGGGGCGGCGCCGGGGGAAGGTGGTGTGGTGCGAGTTCGCCCCCGGTCAGCCCGCCGGCTGA
- a CDS encoding FUSC family protein, which produces MSCAGWLRALKETARSGFKVERRRLEPWVAVRGAAGLAVVVGVAFALFGPGVAVSGAFGAFQAGIATLQRSWRPRPVLALASGASLAVSTFLGYLTGAHSGLFLLLLAVWTFLAGLAWTAGPAVGVIASSNVAIMLVTVTLPTSVAAAAGHAAVIAAGGLVQAAMIVLFPVRPWGLQRDALADALAAMGDYARRLRHDPTAPFDPEPLMAARSAAAVTPREARRRPVELHGARGLAERIRPVLASLADPAFGAAAEGPERDRVRELLAAAGSVLDSTARAVRGGAPVHLAPAALAALRTPDTETVLTGPARRAASRLAPLLEAVVDAAEHPAARESRERERTGPAHATPVGAHRDRPGLWRLLPLALRSARAELHHDSPILRHAVRVCAVTSAGYVLGAALPLGHGYWAPMTVVMVMRPDFSQTYGRSVARFGGTLVGVVLATGIVHATHPGTGVSIALAVLSAGLMYLLLRTGYAISQVFVSAYVVFLLDTAGEGVTQTVRDRVLLTLLGGLLAMAAYAVYPAWETPRLRARLADWLVTDGRYAAAVVAHYARPAGRPAGRPAGRPAPDVRETLLASREARIAWHAAETRASLEPVRHRGLSPEAADAADDALAQLARVAMLLEAHLPDRDAAPLPAAAGLAEALRHATERGAKAVRDGRVPRWDAVRDALDRWDDTAPPAESPDPALVRSGAGLLLDALEQLSRALAPERAPERAADAEAESEAEGGTGRR; this is translated from the coding sequence ATGAGCTGTGCCGGCTGGCTGCGGGCGTTGAAGGAGACCGCGCGGTCGGGGTTCAAGGTGGAGCGGCGGCGGTTGGAGCCGTGGGTCGCGGTGCGGGGGGCTGCGGGGCTGGCGGTGGTGGTGGGGGTGGCGTTCGCGCTGTTCGGGCCGGGGGTCGCGGTCAGTGGGGCGTTCGGCGCGTTCCAGGCGGGGATCGCGACGCTCCAGCGGAGCTGGCGGCCCCGGCCCGTGCTCGCGCTCGCTTCCGGGGCCAGCCTGGCCGTCAGTACGTTCCTCGGCTATCTCACCGGCGCGCACTCCGGGCTGTTCCTGCTGCTCCTGGCGGTCTGGACGTTTCTCGCCGGGCTCGCCTGGACCGCCGGGCCGGCCGTCGGCGTGATCGCGTCGTCGAATGTCGCGATCATGCTGGTGACCGTCACCCTGCCCACCTCCGTGGCGGCCGCCGCCGGGCACGCCGCCGTGATCGCGGCCGGTGGTCTCGTGCAGGCCGCGATGATCGTGCTCTTTCCCGTACGGCCCTGGGGCCTCCAGCGCGACGCGCTCGCCGACGCTCTCGCCGCCATGGGCGACTACGCCCGGCGGCTGCGGCACGACCCGACCGCGCCGTTCGACCCCGAGCCGCTGATGGCGGCCCGCAGCGCCGCCGCCGTCACCCCCCGGGAGGCCCGCCGCCGCCCCGTCGAGCTGCACGGCGCGCGCGGGCTCGCCGAGCGGATCCGGCCCGTACTCGCCTCGCTCGCCGATCCGGCGTTCGGGGCCGCCGCCGAGGGGCCGGAGCGCGACCGGGTGCGGGAGCTGCTCGCCGCCGCCGGTTCCGTGCTCGACTCCACCGCCCGCGCGGTCCGGGGCGGCGCGCCCGTCCATCTCGCCCCGGCCGCGCTCGCCGCGCTCCGGACCCCCGACACGGAGACCGTCCTCACCGGACCGGCCCGGCGCGCCGCGAGCCGGCTCGCCCCGCTGCTGGAGGCGGTCGTCGACGCGGCGGAACACCCGGCCGCCCGCGAGAGCCGGGAGCGGGAGCGCACGGGCCCCGCGCACGCGACCCCCGTCGGCGCCCACCGCGACCGTCCCGGCCTCTGGCGGCTCCTCCCGCTCGCCCTGCGCTCCGCCCGCGCCGAGTTGCACCACGACTCACCGATCCTGCGCCACGCCGTACGGGTCTGCGCCGTCACCTCGGCCGGCTATGTCCTCGGCGCCGCGCTGCCCCTCGGCCACGGCTACTGGGCGCCGATGACCGTCGTCATGGTGATGCGCCCGGACTTCTCGCAGACCTACGGCCGCTCCGTGGCGCGCTTCGGCGGCACCCTCGTCGGCGTCGTCCTGGCCACCGGCATCGTGCACGCCACCCACCCCGGCACCGGTGTCTCCATCGCCCTCGCCGTGCTCAGCGCCGGGCTGATGTACCTGCTGCTGCGCACCGGTTACGCCATCAGCCAGGTCTTCGTCTCGGCGTACGTGGTGTTCCTGCTCGACACGGCCGGTGAGGGCGTGACCCAGACCGTACGGGACCGGGTGCTGCTCACCCTCCTCGGCGGGCTGCTCGCCATGGCCGCGTACGCCGTCTACCCGGCCTGGGAGACGCCCCGGCTGCGCGCCCGGCTCGCCGACTGGCTGGTCACGGACGGGCGTTACGCGGCGGCGGTCGTCGCGCACTACGCCCGCCCCGCCGGGCGCCCGGCGGGGCGGCCGGCGGGCCGGCCGGCTCCCGACGTGCGCGAGACCCTGCTGGCGAGCCGTGAGGCCCGTATCGCCTGGCACGCGGCCGAGACGCGCGCCAGTCTTGAACCGGTACGGCACCGGGGGCTGTCACCGGAGGCCGCCGACGCCGCGGACGACGCGCTCGCCCAGCTCGCCCGGGTCGCGATGCTGCTGGAGGCGCACCTCCCGGACCGCGACGCCGCGCCCCTGCCCGCGGCGGCGGGGCTGGCCGAGGCGCTGCGGCACGCCACGGAGCGCGGGGCGAAGGCCGTACGGGACGGCCGCGTCCCGCGCTGGGACGCGGTACGGGACGCGCTGGACCGCTGGGACGACACGGCCCCGCCCGCGGAGTCACCGGATCCGGCGCTGGTACGGAGCGGTGCCGGCCTGCTGCTCGACGCGCTGGAGCAGCTCTCCCGCGCGCTGGCACCGGAACGGGCGCCGGAGCGGGCAGCGGACGCGGAAGCGGAATCCGAAGCGGAAGGGGGCACGGGCCGCCGTTGA
- a CDS encoding SigE family RNA polymerase sigma factor, whose protein sequence is MRTGRTGERSSREDDFKEFAVGRTHHLFRSACLLTSGDTHLAEDLVQETLGRMYARWGRIARIDNPAGYAQTVLVRAFLTHQRRRSATERPLGVLPDAVGDAADDPALRVALLDALGRLTAKDRAVVVLRYWEDRSIEETADAMNSSSAAVRTRSVRALAKLRQELGGRFTELADH, encoded by the coding sequence GTGCGTACGGGCCGAACGGGGGAGAGATCATCCCGAGAGGATGATTTCAAAGAGTTCGCGGTCGGCCGTACGCACCATCTCTTCCGCTCCGCGTGTCTGCTGACCAGCGGCGATACCCATCTCGCCGAGGACCTGGTGCAGGAGACACTCGGCCGGATGTACGCGCGGTGGGGCCGGATCGCCAGAATCGACAATCCGGCCGGATACGCGCAGACCGTCCTTGTCCGTGCCTTCCTCACCCATCAGCGCCGTCGCTCCGCCACCGAACGGCCCCTGGGCGTGCTCCCCGACGCGGTGGGGGACGCGGCCGACGATCCCGCGCTGCGGGTCGCGCTCCTCGACGCGCTCGGCCGGCTCACGGCCAAGGACCGCGCGGTGGTGGTGCTCCGGTACTGGGAGGACCGCAGCATCGAGGAGACCGCCGACGCGATGAACTCCAGCTCCGCCGCCGTACGCACCCGATCGGTGCGGGCGCTCGCGAAGCTGCGGCAGGAACTGGGCGGCAGATTCACGGAGTTGGCCGACCACTGA
- a CDS encoding DUF2786 domain-containing protein: MSGTVERALASVLGGESTDTGASLLAADPSADDELRRHGERLVRLAWERGWQPADVVRLVRRDLRDPHVRLLAGLIAGETRRYERLPARWPAQLAEIADPAAGTGTGARAGTAAGAGEKPYRADRFSYATAVLELYLLLARLPAIEPVGPLPGAELLPLPEDGEPRMLTRIRALLAKAEATSYPPEAEALTAKAQELMARHSIDEAVLAERTRRGDVPGACRIGVDAPYETAKAILLDAVASANRCRSVWHDTYGFSVVVGFEPDLAGTELLYTSLLVQGMSAMTRAEAEQRAGGRRRTKTFRQSFLLAYAHRLGERLALATRRQSHDATADHPGLLPVLAARETAVAGRTDRMFPKTVATRVRAATDLDGWTHGTSAANAARVTPDGAAHAPQPRLRPRA; the protein is encoded by the coding sequence ATGAGCGGGACCGTGGAGCGGGCGCTCGCCTCCGTGCTGGGCGGGGAGTCCACCGACACCGGTGCCTCCCTCCTCGCCGCCGACCCGTCGGCCGACGACGAACTGCGGCGGCACGGCGAGCGGTTGGTGCGGCTGGCCTGGGAGCGCGGCTGGCAGCCGGCCGATGTGGTCCGGCTCGTCCGCCGGGACCTGCGCGATCCGCACGTACGGCTGCTGGCGGGGCTGATAGCCGGGGAGACACGCCGTTACGAGCGGCTGCCGGCGCGGTGGCCGGCGCAGCTGGCGGAGATCGCGGACCCGGCGGCGGGGACGGGCACGGGTGCGCGGGCCGGCACGGCCGCCGGTGCTGGGGAGAAGCCGTACCGGGCCGACCGTTTCTCGTACGCGACCGCCGTGCTGGAGCTGTATCTGCTGCTCGCCCGGCTGCCCGCGATCGAGCCGGTCGGCCCCCTGCCCGGCGCGGAGCTGCTGCCGCTCCCCGAGGACGGCGAGCCGCGCATGCTCACCCGGATCCGGGCGCTGCTGGCGAAGGCGGAGGCGACGAGCTATCCGCCGGAGGCGGAGGCGCTCACCGCCAAGGCGCAGGAGCTGATGGCGCGGCACAGCATCGACGAGGCGGTGCTCGCCGAGCGTACGCGGCGGGGCGATGTGCCCGGCGCGTGCCGGATCGGCGTGGACGCGCCGTACGAGACGGCCAAGGCGATCCTGCTCGACGCCGTCGCCTCGGCGAACCGCTGCCGCTCGGTGTGGCACGACACGTACGGCTTCTCGGTGGTCGTCGGCTTCGAGCCGGACCTGGCGGGTACCGAGCTGCTGTACACGTCGCTGCTGGTCCAGGGCATGTCCGCGATGACCCGCGCGGAGGCGGAGCAGCGCGCGGGCGGGCGCAGACGGACCAAGACCTTCCGCCAGTCGTTCCTGCTGGCGTACGCCCACCGCCTGGGCGAACGGCTCGCGCTGGCCACGCGGCGGCAGTCGCACGACGCGACCGCGGACCACCCGGGCCTGCTGCCCGTACTGGCCGCCCGCGAGACGGCCGTGGCCGGCCGTACGGACCGGATGTTCCCGAAGACCGTCGCCACCCGCGTCCGCGCGGCCACCGACCTCGACGGCTGGACACACGGCACCTCAGCGGCGAACGCGGCCCGGGTCACCCCGGACGGCGCGGCCCACGCCCCCCAACCCCGCCTCCGCCCACGCGCCTGA
- the rpsN gene encoding 30S ribosomal protein S14, translating to MAKKSKIVRNELRKETVERYAARRAELKEILRLPGTPEAERISAERELRRQPRDASATRIRNRDSVDGRPRGHLRKFGLSRVRLREQAHAGFLPGVRKSSW from the coding sequence ATGGCGAAGAAGAGCAAGATCGTCCGCAATGAGCTGCGCAAGGAGACCGTCGAGCGGTACGCGGCACGCCGCGCCGAGCTGAAGGAGATCCTGCGGCTCCCCGGCACCCCCGAGGCGGAACGGATTTCGGCGGAACGGGAGTTGCGGCGCCAGCCGCGCGACGCGAGCGCGACCCGGATCCGGAACCGGGACAGCGTGGATGGGCGTCCTCGTGGACATCTCAGGAAATTCGGCCTCTCCCGGGTCCGGTTGCGCGAGCAGGCGCACGCCGGCTTTCTCCCGGGGGTGCGGAAGTCGTCCTGGTAG
- a CDS encoding bifunctional 3'-5' exonuclease/DNA polymerase — MTERWALAPVEGDGALLAPLGADGLPSGPVVRAPDLVTAVRERAPDVGRWVWRSTSEVYPRLLAAGVRIERCYDIEASELLLLGHEGRLGEPRSAAAAWARLRGAPVPPDPPPRAAMPGSQSSLFEPHAGAGLPFEALLEVYAEQERRHDTAEHPGRLRLLTASESAGMLVAAEMHRSGLPWRADTHREVLHELLGERYAGGGEPRRLAELADEVSAAFGRRVRPDLPADVIKAFAGAGIRVKSTRRWELAEIDHPAVEPLIAYKKLYRIWTAHGWGWLQDWVRAGRFRPEYLPGGTVSGRWTTNGGGALQIPRVIRRAVVADEGWRLVVADADQLEPRVLAAISRDPGLMEVAGHDGDLYTALSDRAFSGDRDHAKLALLGAIYGQTSGDGLKNLAALRRRFPLAIAYVDDAARAGEEGRLVRTWLGRTSPRAAGAEDADEAGIPQEPGPGPDPGATAGSGTGFGYGAESADRARGRFTRNFVVQGSAADWALLMLAALRRATAGLRAELVFFQHDEVIVHCPAEEAEEVARAIAVAGELAGRITFGETPVRFPFTTATVERYSDAK, encoded by the coding sequence ATGACCGAACGATGGGCGCTGGCCCCGGTGGAGGGCGACGGGGCCCTGCTGGCTCCGCTGGGCGCGGACGGGCTGCCGTCCGGGCCCGTGGTGCGGGCTCCGGATCTGGTCACGGCGGTCCGGGAGCGGGCGCCGGACGTCGGCCGGTGGGTGTGGCGGTCGACCTCGGAGGTGTATCCGCGGCTGCTGGCGGCGGGGGTGCGGATCGAGCGGTGTTACGACATCGAGGCGAGCGAGCTGCTGCTGCTCGGCCACGAAGGGCGCCTCGGCGAGCCGCGCTCGGCCGCCGCGGCGTGGGCCCGGCTGCGCGGAGCGCCGGTGCCGCCCGACCCGCCGCCGCGCGCGGCGATGCCCGGCTCGCAGTCCTCGCTCTTCGAGCCGCACGCGGGGGCCGGACTGCCGTTCGAGGCACTGCTGGAGGTGTACGCGGAGCAGGAGCGCCGCCATGACACCGCCGAGCACCCCGGCCGGCTGCGGCTGCTCACCGCGTCCGAGTCGGCGGGGATGCTGGTGGCCGCCGAGATGCACCGGTCGGGGCTGCCCTGGCGGGCGGACACCCACCGGGAGGTGCTGCACGAGCTGCTCGGCGAGCGGTACGCGGGCGGCGGCGAGCCGCGCCGGCTGGCCGAGCTGGCGGACGAGGTGTCGGCGGCGTTCGGGCGCCGGGTGCGGCCGGATCTGCCGGCGGACGTCATCAAGGCGTTCGCCGGGGCCGGCATCAGGGTGAAGTCGACCCGGCGCTGGGAGCTGGCGGAGATCGACCATCCGGCGGTGGAACCGCTGATCGCGTACAAGAAGCTGTACCGGATCTGGACGGCGCACGGCTGGGGCTGGCTCCAGGACTGGGTACGGGCGGGCCGCTTCCGGCCCGAGTATCTGCCGGGCGGTACGGTCTCCGGCCGCTGGACGACGAACGGCGGCGGGGCCCTCCAGATCCCCCGGGTGATCCGGCGCGCGGTCGTCGCCGACGAGGGCTGGCGGCTGGTGGTGGCCGACGCCGACCAGCTGGAGCCGCGCGTGCTGGCCGCGATCTCCCGCGACCCCGGGCTGATGGAGGTCGCGGGACACGACGGCGATCTGTACACCGCCCTCTCCGACCGCGCCTTCTCCGGCGACCGCGACCACGCGAAACTCGCGCTCCTCGGCGCGATCTACGGGCAGACCTCCGGCGACGGCCTGAAGAACCTGGCAGCGCTGCGCCGGAGGTTCCCGCTGGCCATCGCGTACGTGGACGACGCGGCGCGGGCGGGCGAGGAGGGCCGGCTCGTACGGACCTGGCTGGGCCGGACGAGCCCGCGCGCGGCGGGCGCGGAGGACGCCGACGAGGCGGGCATCCCCCAGGAACCGGGACCCGGGCCCGACCCCGGGGCAACGGCGGGGTCGGGGACGGGGTTCGGGTACGGGGCGGAGTCGGCCGACCGGGCGCGCGGCAGGTTCACCCGTAACTTCGTCGTCCAGGGCAGCGCGGCCGACTGGGCGCTGCTGATGCTGGCGGCGCTGCGGCGCGCGACCGCCGGGCTCCGGGCCGAGCTGGTCTTCTTCCAGCACGACGAGGTGATCGTGCACTGCCCGGCGGAGGAGGCCGAGGAGGTGGCGCGGGCGATCGCGGTGGCCGGGGAGCTGGCCGGCCGGATCACCTTCGGGGAGACGCCGGTGCGCTTCCCGTTCACGACGGCGACGGTGGAGCGGTACTCGGACGCGAAGTGA
- the rpmG gene encoding 50S ribosomal protein L33, whose amino-acid sequence MARNELRPIVKLRSTAGTGFTYVTRKNRRNDPDRMTLRKYDPVVRRHVGFREER is encoded by the coding sequence ATGGCCCGCAACGAACTACGCCCGATCGTCAAGCTCCGCTCCACCGCCGGTACCGGCTTCACCTACGTCACCCGCAAGAACCGCCGTAACGACCCCGACCGCATGACGCTGCGCAAGTACGACCCGGTCGTGCGGCGCCATGTCGGCTTCCGCGAAGAGCGCTGA